CGGCGCCGTGGGGCAACCTCGCCATGGGCGGCGTCGTCTCGCTCGTCACCGCCAGGCCCGAGTCGCGTGCGGGCGGCGCGGTGGTCGAGGGCGGCACGCACGACACGGTGCGCGCCGACGGCTGGGCGACGGATCGGCAGGGGAGCGTCGGGCTCGGCGTCGGCGGCGGCTGGCTCGCGACCGGCGGATGGCCGATCGTGCGGGCGGATCAGCGCGGCGCCATCGACGTACCGGCCGGCTCCGCCCGCGGCGTGCTCGACACGCGCGCCGAGTGGACGCCGCCCGAGGGCGCGCGGTTCCACGCCCGCGCCAACCTGTTCGACGAGACGCGCGACAACGGCACCCCGCTCACCGGCAACGACAGCCGCGCCGCCGACGTCGCGGCGGGCGTGCGCTGGCGCGCCTTCGGCGGCGACGGGGCGGTGCAGGCGTTCGGCAAGCTCGGCCGTTTCGCGAGCACGTTCTCGAGCCAGGGCGCGGATCGCCGCAGCGAGCAGCCGGCGTCGGACCAGTTCGACGTGCCGAGCAGCGCCGCCGGCGCCGCCGCCACGTGGTGGGGCGCCGCCGGGCCGCACGCGATCGGCGCCGGCACCGACGTCTACTGGATCGACGGCGCCAGCAACGAGGACGGCCGCTTCGTCGACGGCCGCTTCACCCGCCGGCGCGCGGCCGGCAGCGAGGAGCTGTTCGCCGGCGCCTGGGCGCAGGGCACGGCGGCCCTGCACCCGCGTCTCGCGGCGACGCTCGGCCTGCGACTCGACGGCTGGCGGACGGCGAACGGCTTTCGCCGCGAGCGCGACCTCACCGCCGGCGCGGCGCTGCGCGACGATGCGCTGCCGTCGCGCCACGCCGTGCTCGCGAGCCCGAGCCTCCTCGTGCGCTGGACGCTCGACGACGGCTGGGCGCTGCGCGGCGGCGCGTCGCGCGGCTGGCGCGCGCCGACGGTGAACGAGCTGGTGCGCGGCTTCCGCGTGCGCAACGACGTCACCGAGCCGAACCCGGACCTCGACCCCGAGGTGCTGACCGGCGGCGAGGTCGGCGTCGAGCGGCTCGGCGCGCGCTGGAGCGGCGTGGTGACGGCGTACTGGAGCGTCGTCGACGACCCGATCGCGAACGTCACCGTCGGCCGTGGCCCCGGCGACGTCGTCCCGTGCGGCTTCGTGCCGGCGGGCGGCGTCTGCCGCCAGCGCATGAACCTCGGCCGCAGCCGCGTACGCGGCGTCGAGGCCGAGGGCGAGGTCGCGCTGTGGCGCGAGCTGCACCTCACCCTGGGCGGCCTCTACGCCGACGCCGTGATCGTCGACGGCGGTCCGGCGCCGGGGCTCGACGGCAGGCGGCCGGCCCAGGTGCCGCAGCTCGAGGGCAGCACGGGGCTGCGCTGGGCGCCGGCGCGCGGCCTGCAGGCGGCGGTGCAGGTGCGCTACGGCGGCCTCCAGTACGAGGACGACGGCAACACGTTGCCGCTCGGCGGCTACGCCACCATGGACGTGCGGCTCGGCTGGCGCTTCGGGCGCTTCGAGGCCTTCGTCGCGGTCGACAACGCGCTCGACCGCACGTATCTCGTCGGCCGCTCGGCCGACGGCCTCGAGACCATCGGCATGCCGCTGCTCGCACATGGCGGGCTGCGGGCGCGGTTCTGAGGTCGTCTGGCGCGGCGGGCGTGGTTTCGCCGCCCGTGGCGGCTCTGCTACATCCGGGCGGATCATGTCCACGGTCCGCGCCATCGATCCCGCGACGCTTCCGAAGCACTTCGACGCCGCCGAGGCGGAGCGACGCTGGCACGCGGCGTGGGATCGCCTGCGCACCTACGCCTGGGATCCGGCCCGGGGCCGCGACGAAACCTTCGTCGTCGACACGCCGCCGCCCACCGTCTCGGGCTCGCTGCACGTCGGTCACGTCTTCAGCTACACGCACGCCGACTGCCTGGCGCGCTACCAGCGCATGCGCGGCCGCAACGTCTTCTATCCGATGGGGTGGGACGACAACGGCCTGCCCACGGAGCGGCGGGTGCAGAACTTCTACAACATCCGCTGCGACCCGAGCGTGCCGTCGCGCGGCGTGCCCGACGTGCCGCCGCCGGGGAACGCGAAGGAGGCGCCGGCGCTGGTCTCGCGGCCCGACTTCATCGGCCATTGCCTCGTCCTCACGCGCGAGGACGAGGAGGCGTTCAAGGCGCTGTGGACGCGGCTCGGGCTGTCGGTCGACTGGTCGCTCGAATACTCGACCATCGATGCGCACTGCCGGCGCACGGCCCAGCTCTCCTTCCGCGACCTCTGGGACAAGGGCCACGTCTACAGCCTCGAAGCGCCAACCATGTGGGACGTCGACTTCCAGACCGCGGTGGCGCAGGCCGAGGTGGAAGACCGGCCGACACGCGGCGCCTTCCACCACGTGGCCTTCGGCGTCGACGGCAGCTCCGAGCACTTCGTCATCGCCACCACGCGCCCCGAGCTGCTGCCCGCCTGCGTCGGCGTGACCGCGCACCCGGACGACGCGCGCTACGAGCACCTCTTCGGCAAGCACGCGCTCACCCCGATCTTCCGCGTGCCGGTGCCGATCTTCCCGAGCGAGCTCGCGGATCCCGAGAAGGGCACCGGCATCCTCATGGTGTGCACCTTCGGCGACGCCACCGACGTGCAGTGGTGGCGCGAGCAGCGGCTCCAGCTGCGCCAGATCATCGGCCGCAACGGCCGTCTCGTGCCGGTCGAGTTCGGCAGCGAGGGCTGGGAGAGCCGCGACCCGGAGCGCGCCAACGCCGCCTACGCCGAGATCACCGGTAAGGCGATGAACGGGGCGCGCCAGAAGATCGTAGAGCAGCTGCGCGACGCCGCCAACGCCGCGACGCCGGGCGGTGGGCCGCCGCTGCGCGAGGAGCCGAAGCCGCTCGAGCACAGCGTCAAGTACTACGAGAAGGGCGACCGCCCGCTCGAGTTCGTGACCACGCGCCAGTGGTTCGTGCGTCTCCTGCGCCAGAAGGACGCGCTGATCGCCAAGGGCGACGTCGTGCGCTGGCATCCCGACTTCATGCGGCTGCGCTTCCGCAACTGGACGGAGAACCTGAACGCCGACTGGTGCGTCAGCCGCCAGCGCTTCTTCGGCGTGCCGATCCCGGTCTGGTATCCGCTCGACGCGGACGGGCGCCCGCAGCACGACGCGGCCATCTGCGCCGACGCCGCGCAGATGCCCTGCGACCCGACCACCGACGTCCCGGCGGGCTACAGCGAAGCGCAGCGGGGCGCACCCGGCGGCTTCGTCGCCGACCCGGACGTCTTCGACACCTGGTTCACCAGCTCGCTGACGCCGCAGATCAGCTCGCACTGGCCGGCGGATGCGGCGCGCCACGCGCAGCTCTTTCCCGCCGACATCCGCCCGCAGAGCCACGAGATCATCCGCACGTGGGCGTTCTACACCATCGCCAAGGCGCTCCTGCACGAGGACACCATCCCGTGGCACCACGTGGTCGTGTCGGGATGGATCCTCGATCCGGACCGCAAGAAGATGTCGAAGTCGAAGGGCAACGTGGTGACGCCGATGCACCTCCTCGACGACTACGGCGCCGACGGCGTGCGCTACTGGGCGGCGTCGGCGCGCCTCGGCACCGACACCGCGTTCGACGACAAGGTGTTCAAGGTCGGCAAGCGCCTGGTGACGAAGCTCTTCAACGCCGGCAAGTTCGTGCTCGGGCAGGCCGGCCCGGTGGCGCCGATCACGGCGCCGCTCGACCGCGCCTTCGTCCACCGGCTCGCACGCCTGGTGGAGCAGGTGACCGCGCACTACGAGCGCTTCGACTACGCCCACGCGCTGCAGGACACCGAGGCGTTCTTCTGGCGCGACTTCACCGACACCTACCTCGAGCTGGTGAAGGGCCGCGCGCGCGACGCCGGCGCCGAGCAGGGGTCGGCGCTGGCGGCGCTGCGGCTCGGGCTGTCGGTGCTGCTCCGCCTGTTCGCGCCGGCGCTGCCGTACATCACCGAGGAAGTGTGGTCGTGGGCCTTCGCCGAGGACCACGGCGCGCCGACGATCCACCGTGCGGGCTGGCCGTCCGCGGCGGAGCTGGCGGGCGTCGCGTCGTCGGAGGACCCGGCCTGCTTCGACGCCGCCGTCGCCTGCTACGCGGCGATCAACAAGGCGAAGTCGGAGGGCGGCGTGTCGACCGGCCGTGCGGTCACGCAGATGACGCTCGCCGTCGACGCGGCGACGCGCACGCGCCTCGAGCCCGTGCTGGGCGACGTGCTCGCGGCGGCCCGCGTCGCCGGCCACCTCCTGGAGACCGCGCCCGACCTCGCGGACGGCGAGTTCCGCGTTGCGGACGCGGCGTTCGCACCCGCTCCGGCCGACGCATGAGCGCGGACCCCGTCTTCGACCATCCGCTCGTCGCACGGCTCCTCGAGCTCGCGATCGCGGAGGACGTGGGCGGCGGCGATCACACCTCGGAGGCGACCGTGCCCGCGTCGGCCCGGGCGCACGGCCGGCTGCTCGCGAAGCAGGAGCTCGTGGTCTGCGGCCTGCCGCTGCTGGAGCGCGTGTTCGCCCGGCTCGGCGGCGCCAGCGTGACGGTGATCGCGGCCGAGGGGCAGGCGGTAGCGGCGGGATCGGTCGTCGCCGGCGTCGGCGGTGCGGCGCGCACGCTCCTCGCCGGCGAGCGGCTGGCGCTGAACCTCGTGCAGCACCTCTGCGGCATCGCCACGCTGACGCGCGCCTGCGTCCAGCGCGTCGTCGGCACCGGCCTCGTGATCCGCGACACGCGCAAGACCGTCCCGGGCATGCGCGTGCTGGCGAAGTACGCCGTGCGCGCCGGCGGCGGCACCAACCATCGCCTGGCGCTCGACGACGCGATCCTGGTGAAGGACAACCACCTGTCGCTCGGCGGCGGCGACTTCGCCGCGGCGGTGACGGCGGCGCGGCGCGACTTCCCGGGGCTGCCGCTCGAGGTCGAGTGCCGCACGCTGGCCGAGGTCGAGCGTGCGGCGGCGGCGAACCCCGACCTCATCCTGCTCGACAACATGTCGCCGGCGCAGATGCGCGACGCGGTCGCCCGCGTCGCGGGCCGCGTGCCGCTGGAGGCGTCGGGCGGCATCGGGCTCGACGATCTCCCGGCGGTCGCCGCCGCCGGCGTGCAGTACGTCGCGATGGGCGCGCTCACGCACTCCGCGGGGGCGTGCGACCTCAGCCTCAAGCTCACGCCGGCGCGCTGAGCGCCGGCCGTCGCTGCGGCGCGCGCGCGCCGGCTGACGGCTCGCCGCACCGCGCAGCCCTCTGCTATCTCGGTCGCATGCCCCGCACGCAGCGGCCGGTTCCCGATCCCCGTCTCGTCGGCTGGTTGCGCGAGGCGGGACGCCCCGTCTCCGGCGAGGAGCTGGCCCGCCGCCTCGGCTGCTCGCGCGCCGCGGTGTGGAAGCACATCGCCGCGCTGCGCGCGCAGGGCTTCACCATCGGCGCGCACCACGCCCGCGGCTACTCGCTCGATGCCACGCCCGACCGGCTCGACCCGGTGACGCTCGCGCCGCTCCTGCGCGGGCGCTGGCGCACGATCGACTGGCACGCCGAGATCGACTCGACGCAGCGCCGCGCGCGCGAGCTCGGGCGGGCCGGGGCCGAGGAGGGCACGGTCGTGGTCGCCGAGGCGCAGAGCGCGGGGCGCGGACGGCTCGGCCGCAGCTGGCACTCGCCGCCGGGGCTGAACCTCTACTGCTCGATCCTGCTGCGGCCGCCGGTCGCGCTCGCCGAGGTGCCGCAGATCGCGCTCGTCGCCGGCCTCGCCGTCGCCGAGGCGGTCGAGGTCACGACCGGGCTCGGGCCGCGCCTCAAGTGGCCGAACGACGTGCTCCTCGGCGGTCGCAAGACGGCCGGCATCCTCACCGAGCTCGAGGCCGAGGAGGAGCGCGTGCAGCTCGTCATCGCCGGCATCGGGGTCAACCTCAACCTCGAGACCTTTCCCGACGAGCTGGCGGACAAGGCGACCTCGCTGCGCCGCGCGGTCGGGCGTCCGATCGACCGCGGCGCCTTCCTCGCCGGGTTGCTCGCCGCGTTCGAGGCGCGTTATGAGCGATTCCTCGCGTCCGGATTCGCGCCGATGCGTGCCGAGTGGGAGTCCTACGCTGCCTTGACGGGCAGGACGGTCCGGGTGGCCGCGCCGCAGGGCGAGGTCGCGGGTCGGGTGCTCGGCCTCGACGACGACGGCGCGCTGCGTCTCGACCCCGGCGACGGCGGCGTGGTGCGGGTGGTGGCCGGCGAGGTGTCGGTGGTGGACGGGTACGGAGAGTGAGGGTCGGATGCTGCTCGCGCTGAACGTCAACAACACGCACACGCTGGTCGGGCTCTACGAGGGCGAGAAGCTCCTCGTACACTGGCGACTCAGCACCGATCAGGCGCGCACGGTCGACGAGTACGGCGTGCTGCTGCGCGGGCTCTTCGCCGAGTGGGGGCAGCCGCGGCCGCCGATCACCGGCGTCGCCGTGTCGAGCGTCGTGCCGCCCATGAACGACCGCATCGAGGAGGTGTGCCGCCGCTTCTTCGGGCACGAGCCGCTGGTCGTCGGCCCCGGCGTGCGCACCGGCGTGCCGATCCTCTACGACAACCCGAAAGAGGTCGGGGCGGACCGCATCTGCAACGCCGTCGCCGCCTACGATCGGGTGCGCGGCGCCGCCATCGTCGTCGACTTCGGCACGGCGACGACCTTCGACGTGGTGACCGCGAAGGGCGAGTACGCCGGCGGGGTGATCGCTCCCGGCATCGGCATCTCGCTCGACGCGCTGGTCGCGCGCACCGCGAAGCTGCCGCGCGTCGAGCTGCAATGGCCGCCGCGCGTCGTCGGCAAGACCACCGTGCACGCGATCCAGGCCGGCGTCACCTTCGGCTACACCGCGCTGGTCGACGGCCTGGTCGACCGCATCCGCGCCGAGCAGGACCGCGACGCGCGCGTCATCGCCACCGGAGGACTCGGGGCGCTCATCGCCCCGCATTCGAGAACCATCGAGACCGTCGACGAGTTCTTGACGGTCGACGGTCTGCGCATGATCTGGGCCAGGAACGGAGGTCGGGATGCCACCTGACGAAGTGCAGAGGCTCCGCAGCGTCGCCATCGTCGGGCAGGGCGGCGGCGGCAAAACCACGGTCGCCGACGCCCTCCTGTTCGTCGCCGGCGCCGCCACCCGCATCGGCCGCGTCGACGACGGCTCGTCGGCGTTCGACACCGAGCCCGAGGAGCAGCGCCGCAAGAGCTCCCTCACCGCCAGCCTGCACCACGTCGGCTGGAAGAAGCACGAGATCGTGCTCATGGACACGCCGGGCTACGCGGCGTTCCTCCACGACGCCCACAACTGCCTCGTCGCCGCGACCGGCGCGGTGTTCGTCCTGGGAGCGACCGGCGGGGAGGTGAAGGTCGAGGCCGAGAAGCTCTGGGGCTGGCTGCGCGAGCGCGGCATCCCCGCCATCGGCTTCGTCACGCGGCTCGACCGCGAGCGCGCGAGCCTGGGGCAGGCCCTCGACGACCTGAAGCTGCTCGGCGTGCGTCCCGCCGTGCTCCAGGTGCCGATCGGGAGCGAGGCCGGATTCCGCGGCGTCGTCGACGTCCTCGCCGACAAAGCGTTCGTGTACGAGGACGAGGCGGTGCGCGAGGAGCCGGTGCCCGCCGAGATGGCCGACGCCGTCCGCGCCGCCCGCGAGCTGCTGACCGAGACCGTCGCCGAGGCAACCGACGAGCTGCTCGAGAAGTACCTCGAGCACGGCGAGCTCTCGCCCGAGGACCTCCTCGCCGGCCTGCACGAGGGCACGCGCGGCGGCAAGTTCCTGCCCATCCTGTGCGGGGCGGGCGTCCGCGGCATCGGCCTCCAGCCGCTGCTCGACGCCATCGTGACCATGCTGCCGCCGGCGTCGGAGCTGCCGCCGTGGGCCGGCGACGATCCGAAGACGGGCGCGAGCGTCGAGCGCCCCGCCGATCCGGCGGCGCCGTTCTCGGCCTACGTGCTGAAGACCATCGTCGACCCGCACGCGGGCAAGCTCTCGGTCCTGCGCGTCGTGTCCGGGCGTGCGCACGGCGACCTCACCGTCCTCAACTCGTACCGCGAGGGCCGTGAGCGGCTCGGGCATCTCGTGCGGCTCGAGGGCAGGAAGCAGGTGGGCGTCCAGCAGGCGTTCCCGGGCGACGTCGTCGCGGTCGCGAAGCTGAAGGACACGCACTCGGGCGACACGCTGTGCGACGAGAAGGCGCCGGTCGTGTTCCCGCCGCTCCCCGACGTGCCGGCGGTCATCTCGTTCGCGCTCCAGGCGAAGAGCCGCGCCGACGACGACAAGGTGATGCAGGGGCTCCACCGCCTGATGGAGGAGGACACGGGGCTGCGCGTCCACCGCGACGAGCAGACCAACGAGTTCGTGATCTCCGGCTCGGGACAGCTCCACGTCGAGCTGGCGGTCGAGCGCGTGCGGCGCAAGTTCGGCGTCGAGGTCGAGCTGAAGGCGCCGAAGGTGCCGTACAAGGAGACCATCCGCGGCAGCGCCAGGGCGCAGGGGCGCCATAAGAAGCAGACCGGCGGCCACGGCCAGTTCGCCGACTGCTGGCTCGAGCTGACGCCGCTGCCGCGCGGCGCCGGCTTCGAGTTCGAGGACGCCGTCGTCGGCGGCGCGATCCCGCGCCAGTTCATCCCCGCGGTCGAGAAGGGCTCGCGCGAGATGCTGGGGCAGGGAATCCTCGCCGGCTACCCCATCGTCGACGTGAAGGTGAAGGTCTACGACGGCTCCGCGCACGACGTCGACTCCTCGGAGATGGCGTTCAAGATCGCCGCGCACCTCGGCTTCCGCAAGGCCTTCGAGCAGGCGAAGCCGGTGCTGCTGGAGCCGATGATGGTGCTGACGGTCACCGTGCCCGACGAGCACATGGGCGACGTCATCGGCGATCTCAACAGCCGGCGCGGCAAGGTGCTCGGCGCCGAGCCGAAGGGCACCGGCCAGCAGGTGATCCGCGCCCAGGTGCCGATGGCCGAGGTGCTGCGCTACGCGCCGGACCTGCGCTCGATGACGCAGGGCCGCGGGGACTTCGCGCTCGAGCTGGCGCATTACGAGGAGGTGCCGGCGCACGTCGCCGAGCGCATCGTGAAGGACGCGGCGGGGGCGCGGGCGGAGAAGCATGCGTGACCCGGGCGGAGCCGACGAGGAGCTCGACGCCGACGCCGTCGCCCGCATCGTGCGCGAGATCGAGGCGGGAGAGGACTCCATCCTCGTCCCCTTCGAGCTGATCGGCGACTTCGAGCGCCCGCCGGGGACGGCGCCGCCGCCGAGCCTGTTCCAGGAGGTGCTCGGCATGAGCGTCTCGCAGAAGATCAAGCTCGCGCTGCGCGGCAACAAGGACGCGCGCACCATCCTCATCCGCGACAACAACAAGCTGGTGCGCCGCTTCGTGGTGATGAACCCGCGCATCACCGACGGCGAGGTCGTCCAGCTCTGCCGCAACCGCTCGGCCGACGACGAGCTGATCCGCATCGTCGCGGAGGACCGCGAGTGGGTGCGGAACTACCAGGTGAAGCTGGCCCTGGTGACCAACCCGAAGACGCCGCTCGTGATCGCGATGCGCCTCGTGGCGCAGCTCGGCGAGCGCGACGTGCGCGCGCTGGCGAAGTCGCGCAACGTCCCGCAGGCGGTCGCGGTGCAGGCGCGTCGCATCGTCGTCGAGAAGGACAAGAAGAGCAGCGGGGGCGGGAAGCACTGATGGGGCTGCCGTACGCCGTGGTGCGGCGGCTCGCGGCGGTGCGTGCGGCCGTCGAGCCGCCGGTGCGCCGCGTGCTCTTCGGCGCCGGGCCGAGCTGGCGCCGCCAGGCGAACGTGCTCCCCTGGCTCGACGCGCCCGACGCCGACGCGAAGGCGGCGGCGTCGGGCGCCGACGCGCCGTGGCTGCGGCAATGGGTGCGCGACGGCTACGTCGTCGCCGACGGGCTCGTCGACGCGGCCGACGTCGACGCCATGCTCGCGACCCTCGACGGCCTCTGGGACGCGCCCGCGCCCATCCCGCATCTCGACCTGCTGGGGCTGCGCGACGTTCGGGGCGGGGAGCAGTACACGCTCTCGCACGAGGCCCTGCTGGCGCGCCCGCCGGGCGAGCGTGCGCGCATCCGCGCCGCCTCCGACTGGCGCATCCACGGCTTCCACTACGTCAACGCGTCGGCGCGGCGGCTCTTCGGCAACCGGCGCCTGCGGGCCACGGCGTCGCGGCTGCTCGGCCGCCGCGCGCGCCCGTTCGCCGCCATCAACTTCATGTGCGGCAGCCAGCAGGACCTCCACCAGGACATGGGCGTGTTCCACGTCTGGCCGCAGAACTGGCTCCTGGGCGCGTGGATCGCGTGCGAGGACGTCGCCGCCGACAGCGGCCCGCTCGTCCTGTACCCCGGCTCGCACCGCGCGCCGTTCTTCCCGGGCTTCGCCGACTATCCCCAGACGAACCTGCGCACCGCCGACGCCGCGGGGACGGCGGCCTACCACCGCTACGTCGAGAAGGTCGCGGCGCGCTTTCCGCGCAAGGAGTTCCTCGCGACCAAGGGCCAGGTGCTCTTCTGGCACGGGATGCTGGTCCACGGCGGTGCGCCGGTCGCGCGCCCGGGCAGCACGCGCAAGTCGATGGTCCTGCACTATACCGTGCGCGGCGCCGACCGCGCCCGCGAGGTGCAGGGTCCGTTCCGCTGGTGAGCTACTCGACGTACCCGAGCGTCTTCAGCTTCTGGCGCAGGGCCGGGTCGGCGGCGCGGTCGGCGCGCGGCGGCGGCGGGGCGGTGGCGGCGTAGGTGGCGAGGGCCTCGCCGAGGGCGGCGCCCTGCGGCGCCTGCGGCTGGTCGTGTCGCTCCCCCGGGTCGGCGGCGAGATCGTAGAGCTCGCGGCGCGGGAGCGAGGGCGCGTCGATCAGCTTCCAGCGGTTCGTGCGCAGCGCCACGAGCGGCATCGGCTTGCGGTCGGGGCCGACCGCGGTCGAGGTCTCGCTGACGGCGCTGCGCATCGGCACCGCGGCGAGGAGGTTCGCGCCGGGGAGGTCCTCGGGCGTCTCGAGCCCGAGGCGCTCGGCGACGGTGGGCAGGAGATCGATGCCCTGCGCGGCGGAGGTGACGCGCCCGGGTGCCACGCCCGGCCCGGCGATGACCAGCGGCACGCGGATCGACTCCTCGTAGAGCTGGGTGCCGTGCTTCAGGCGCCCGTGCTCCTGGAACTCCTCGCCGTGATCGGCCGTGACGATGACGACGGTGCGGTCGGCGAGGCCGAGCGCGTCGAGGCCGGCGAGCAGCCGCCCGAAGGCGGCGTCCCACTCGGCGACCTCGGCGGCGTAGAGCTTCCGTACCCACGCCAGCTCGGGCGGCGTCAGGCCCGGGGCGCCCTTGTAGGTGATCCTGGTGGCGAGGTCGGTCACCCAGCCGCGCGCGACCTCGGGGCGCACGTCGGCCGGCGCCGGGGGCGGATTCGCCGGCGTGTAGGGATCGTGCGGCTCCATGAAGTGGACGTAGCCGAAGAAGCGCAGGTCGCGGTGCGCGCCGAGCCAGTCGAGGGCGGCGGCGTTGACGGTGGCGGCCGCCGGCCAGTTCCGCGCCTTCGGGTCCCAGCCGTACTCGACGAAGGTCTCGAACCCCTGCGCCAGGTTCGTGCCGCGGGTGACGAGCGGGTTGCTGGAGACGCCGAAGGTGGTGATGCCGGCCTGCGCGGCCAGCTCGGCGAGCGTCGTCACGCGGTCGGAGAGGAAGCCCCAGCGGCCGTCGTCCTGGCCGCCGCCGATGGCGCCGGTGGCGCCGTGGCTGCGCGGGTGGAGTCCGGTGAACAGCGTCGCGATCGACGGCAGCGTCCAGCACGATTGTGCGACCGCCTGCTCGAAGACGAGCCCGCGGGCGGCGAAGACGTCGAGGTTCGGCGTCGGGCTCGGGCTCGCGCCGAGGACGCCGACGTGGTCGGCGCGCAGCGTGTCGACCAGGACGACGAGGACGTTGGGACGCTCCGCCGACGCCGGCTGGCGCGGCACCGCGTCGCGCCGCACGACCCGTACCATGCCGAAGCCCGGGGTGCCGGCGAGCGGCGCCGAGGGATCCGTCGCCTCGGTGGCGAGCTCGATCTCGGCGGTGCGCGCGGCGGGGCCGAGCGCGACCTCGACGTCGAACCAGCGCCGATCGTGCCGCGTCGCGGCGGGATCGACGACCTGCGACCAGGCCTCGCGCCCGTCGACCCGGGCGCGGAAGCGCACGCCGCTCTTCTCCGCGTCCTTCTGGCCGTCGCCCGCGACCGCCACCGCGAAGCGCAGCGTGGCGTGCGCCGGCACGGCGAGCCGCCAGCGCAGGCGCGTTCCCGGCCAGGCGACCAGGCTCGGGCGCTGCCCGCCGCCCTCGCGC
The genomic region above belongs to bacterium and contains:
- a CDS encoding phytanoyl-CoA dioxygenase family protein; this translates as MGLPYAVVRRLAAVRAAVEPPVRRVLFGAGPSWRRQANVLPWLDAPDADAKAAASGADAPWLRQWVRDGYVVADGLVDAADVDAMLATLDGLWDAPAPIPHLDLLGLRDVRGGEQYTLSHEALLARPPGERARIRAASDWRIHGFHYVNASARRLFGNRRLRATASRLLGRRARPFAAINFMCGSQQDLHQDMGVFHVWPQNWLLGAWIACEDVAADSGPLVLYPGSHRAPFFPGFADYPQTNLRTADAAGTAAYHRYVEKVAARFPRKEFLATKGQVLFWHGMLVHGGAPVARPGSTRKSMVLHYTVRGADRAREVQGPFRW
- a CDS encoding sulfatase translates to MTHVLVALLVLLAACGRDPQALPETIAVEHTVAELSDQIGPEVVVAQDPTHPVVPAQLEPGSRLREGGGQRPSLVAWPGTRLRWRLAVPAHATLRFAVAVAGDGQKDAEKSGVRFRARVDGREAWSQVVDPAATRHDRRWFDVEVALGPAARTAEIELATEATDPSAPLAGTPGFGMVRVVRRDAVPRQPASAERPNVLVVLVDTLRADHVGVLGASPSPTPNLDVFAARGLVFEQAVAQSCWTLPSIATLFTGLHPRSHGATGAIGGGQDDGRWGFLSDRVTTLAELAAQAGITTFGVSSNPLVTRGTNLAQGFETFVEYGWDPKARNWPAAATVNAAALDWLGAHRDLRFFGYVHFMEPHDPYTPANPPPAPADVRPEVARGWVTDLATRITYKGAPGLTPPELAWVRKLYAAEVAEWDAAFGRLLAGLDALGLADRTVVIVTADHGEEFQEHGRLKHGTQLYEESIRVPLVIAGPGVAPGRVTSAAQGIDLLPTVAERLGLETPEDLPGANLLAAVPMRSAVSETSTAVGPDRKPMPLVALRTNRWKLIDAPSLPRRELYDLAADPGERHDQPQAPQGAALGEALATYAATAPPPPRADRAADPALRQKLKTLGYVE